From the genome of Staphylococcus haemolyticus, one region includes:
- a CDS encoding response regulator transcription factor, protein MKVFIVEDDFVIAESLEQELSKWNYEVIVAKQFDNIIDVFNANQPQLVLLDINLPTFNGYHWCQEIRKTSNVPIMFISSRTDNMDQIMAIQMGGDDFIEKPFNLSLTVTKIQALLRRTYDLAVSNNEITVKDCKLVVDEATLYHEGESVQLSFTELQILNMLFRNEGKYVSRTALIEKCWESENFIDDNTLAVNMTRLRKKLQSIGVVDLIETKKNVGYKVS, encoded by the coding sequence ATGAAAGTATTCATCGTGGAAGATGATTTTGTCATTGCAGAAAGTTTAGAGCAAGAGTTATCGAAATGGAATTATGAGGTCATCGTGGCTAAACAATTTGATAATATTATCGACGTATTTAATGCAAATCAACCACAACTCGTGTTGCTCGATATCAATCTACCGACATTCAATGGCTATCACTGGTGTCAGGAGATACGTAAGACTTCTAATGTGCCGATTATGTTTATTAGTTCAAGAACCGACAATATGGATCAAATTATGGCAATTCAAATGGGCGGCGATGATTTTATCGAGAAACCATTTAATTTATCGTTAACGGTAACTAAGATTCAAGCATTATTACGGAGAACGTATGATTTAGCAGTGTCTAATAATGAAATTACTGTTAAAGATTGCAAACTTGTTGTAGATGAAGCAACACTTTACCATGAAGGCGAATCGGTTCAATTGTCCTTTACTGAATTACAAATTTTAAATATGTTGTTCCGTAATGAGGGTAAGTATGTTAGCCGTACCGCATTGATTGAGAAGTGTTGGGAGTCTGAGAATTTTATAGATGACAATACTTTAGCGGTCAATATGACACGATTGCGTAAGAAATTACAATCGATAGGTGTTGTAGATTTAATTGAAACTAAGAAGAATGTGGGATATAAGGTGTCTTAA
- a CDS encoding alkaline phosphatase, translating to MSFINKFGKTTVASSILAASVLGTTHVSFASGSGEGNQGQQGQNEDYMAIGNTKNPKNVIFMVGDGMGPAYNSAYRYYADNPNTKELDQTAFDKYLKGTNRTNPNDPKENVTDSAAGGTAFATGYKTYNGAISVDNNKKPLKSVLEKAKELGKSTGIVTTAEVTDATPAVYAAHVDDRDKKDEIAQQFYNDKINGQHKADVILGGGSKYFGKENGNLTDKFQKDGYDYVTNKDELANSQSDQVLGLFSEKNMPLQIDAPQSNPLLVDMENSALSKLEKNDKGFFLMVEGASIDKSGHPNDITGVMSEMGGFEKAFQNAIDYSNKHKDTLVVATADHSTGGLSIAKGKDYVWNPEAIHKMKHSGSYMTKQIADGKDPEKVINDGYGFEFPSKQMDKVKDAAKELKEAQDKAKSEDDEKVAAATTKLQDAIQKPINDESHTGWTTYGHTGEDVNTYAHGPSENKFAGNNDNTDSAKNIFDFFNNDVTSNQNQQ from the coding sequence ATGAGTTTCATCAACAAATTTGGTAAAACGACAGTAGCAAGTTCAATCTTAGCTGCATCTGTATTAGGGACAACACACGTGTCATTCGCGTCAGGTTCTGGCGAAGGTAACCAAGGCCAACAAGGACAAAATGAAGATTACATGGCCATTGGTAACACAAAGAATCCTAAAAACGTTATTTTCATGGTCGGCGATGGTATGGGACCTGCATACAATTCAGCTTATCGTTACTATGCTGACAATCCAAATACTAAAGAATTAGATCAAACTGCATTTGACAAATATTTAAAGGGTACTAACCGTACTAACCCTAATGACCCTAAAGAGAACGTAACAGATTCAGCTGCAGGTGGTACAGCCTTTGCAACTGGTTACAAAACATATAATGGTGCAATTTCAGTAGATAATAATAAAAAGCCATTAAAATCCGTTCTAGAAAAAGCGAAAGAACTTGGCAAATCAACTGGTATTGTGACAACTGCTGAAGTAACTGATGCAACACCAGCCGTGTATGCTGCACACGTTGATGACCGTGATAAGAAAGACGAAATCGCGCAACAGTTTTACAATGACAAAATTAATGGTCAACATAAAGCTGATGTTATTTTAGGTGGCGGTTCTAAATACTTCGGTAAAGAAAATGGTAATTTAACGGATAAGTTCCAAAAAGACGGTTATGATTATGTAACAAACAAAGATGAACTTGCTAATTCACAAAGTGATCAAGTATTAGGTTTATTCTCTGAAAAAAATATGCCTTTACAAATCGATGCACCACAAAGTAATCCATTATTAGTAGATATGGAAAACAGTGCCTTATCTAAACTAGAAAAGAATGATAAAGGTTTCTTCTTAATGGTCGAAGGTGCGTCTATCGATAAATCAGGACACCCTAACGACATTACTGGTGTTATGTCAGAAATGGGCGGATTTGAAAAAGCTTTCCAAAATGCAATAGACTACTCAAACAAACACAAAGACACTTTAGTTGTAGCAACTGCCGATCATTCAACTGGTGGTTTATCAATTGCTAAAGGGAAAGATTACGTATGGAATCCAGAAGCAATTCATAAAATGAAACACTCTGGTAGCTACATGACTAAACAAATTGCTGATGGCAAAGACCCAGAAAAAGTTATTAACGACGGCTATGGTTTCGAATTCCCTTCTAAACAAATGGATAAAGTTAAAGACGCTGCTAAAGAATTGAAAGAAGCTCAAGATAAAGCTAAAAGTGAAGACGATGAAAAAGTAGCTGCAGCAACTACTAAACTTCAAGATGCGATTCAAAAACCAATCAACGATGAATCTCACACTGGTTGGACTACTTATGGTCATACAGGTGAAGACGTAAACACATATGCACATGGACCAAGTGAAAATAAATTTGCTGGTAATAATGATAATACAGATAGTGCAAAAAATATCTTTGATTTCTTTAATAACGATGTAACATCTAATCAAAACCAACAATAA
- a CDS encoding ABC transporter ATP-binding protein produces the protein MLLDVKNVKKTFGRGLNATTALNGISFTVDKGEFVAIMGESGSGKSTLLNLIATFDKVSEGNITINNQDIRKLRNKQIAHFRRDNLGFVFQDFNVLPTMTNRDNILMPLVLANRSHKVMEQRMNALSSKLGIEKLLSKYPYQVSGGEQQRIAIGRALINEPDLLLADEPTGALDSKTSKQIMTLFREINDNTQTILMVTHSTIDASYAKRVLFIKDGRLYHEIYRGEESQQDFQKRIADSLAILNESGY, from the coding sequence ATGTTATTAGACGTTAAAAATGTAAAGAAAACGTTTGGCAGGGGGTTAAATGCGACTACTGCGCTGAATGGCATTTCATTTACAGTTGATAAGGGAGAATTTGTAGCCATTATGGGTGAGTCGGGTTCAGGTAAATCCACATTATTAAACTTAATTGCAACGTTTGATAAAGTGTCTGAAGGCAACATCACTATTAACAATCAAGATATTCGTAAGCTACGTAATAAGCAAATTGCGCATTTCCGTCGTGATAACCTTGGCTTTGTTTTTCAAGATTTCAATGTCTTACCAACTATGACGAATCGAGATAACATCTTAATGCCACTTGTGCTTGCTAACCGTTCACATAAAGTAATGGAACAGCGTATGAATGCGCTAAGTTCTAAATTAGGTATAGAGAAATTACTTTCTAAATATCCGTATCAAGTTTCTGGTGGTGAACAACAACGGATTGCGATTGGTCGAGCTTTAATCAATGAACCGGATTTACTGCTTGCCGATGAGCCGACCGGTGCGCTCGATTCTAAGACTTCGAAACAAATCATGACGCTGTTTCGAGAAATTAATGATAATACGCAAACGATATTAATGGTAACTCATTCAACTATCGATGCGTCTTATGCTAAACGAGTATTATTTATTAAAGATGGACGTTTGTATCATGAAATTTACCGAGGGGAAGAATCGCAACAAGATTTTCAAAAGCGTATCGCTGATAGTTTGGCTATTCTGAATGAAAGTGGGTACTAA
- a CDS encoding aminotransferase class I/II-fold pyridoxal phosphate-dependent enzyme: MEEERIFLSRPHMGGTELDYIHDAFDKNWIAPLGENVTEFENSIKNYVGINAAVAVGSGTSAIHLALIESGVQKDDIVFCSSLTFSASANPIIYQGAIPVFIDSEMDSWNMSPEALRKAFEKYAEKGITPKAVIAVNLYGQSAKMDEIKEICDEYKTTLVEDAAESLGADYKGHKSGTFGKFGIFSFNGNKIITTSGGGMLISNDENRIAHALFVSTQARDKALHYQHSELGYNYRLSNISAGIGRGQMEVLDQRIQRRREIFEKYEEAFGNIDGFDFQPELPDSKSNRWLTALTIDENKTGFSALELIDALQKNNIEARPVWKPMHLQPYFESYDYIMVDGIDNSAHLFDHGVCLPSGSDMTDEQQTRVIEIIKSL, encoded by the coding sequence GTGGAAGAAGAAAGAATATTCTTGTCAAGACCACATATGGGTGGTACTGAATTAGATTACATACATGATGCATTCGACAAAAACTGGATTGCACCATTAGGTGAGAATGTAACAGAATTTGAGAATAGTATTAAAAATTATGTTGGAATTAATGCAGCAGTTGCAGTTGGTAGCGGAACTTCTGCTATTCATTTAGCGTTAATTGAGAGTGGCGTTCAAAAAGATGATATCGTATTTTGTAGTTCTTTAACATTTAGTGCTTCAGCTAACCCTATTATCTATCAAGGTGCTATTCCTGTTTTCATTGATTCAGAGATGGACTCATGGAATATGTCTCCAGAAGCTTTACGAAAAGCTTTTGAAAAATACGCTGAAAAAGGAATTACGCCTAAAGCAGTTATTGCTGTAAACTTGTATGGTCAATCAGCTAAGATGGATGAAATTAAAGAAATTTGCGATGAGTACAAAACTACTTTAGTTGAAGATGCAGCTGAGTCACTAGGTGCAGACTATAAAGGCCATAAAAGTGGTACTTTCGGTAAATTTGGAATTTTCTCATTTAACGGAAACAAAATCATCACTACAAGTGGTGGCGGAATGCTTATCTCAAATGATGAAAATCGTATTGCCCATGCACTTTTCGTATCTACACAAGCGAGAGATAAAGCACTTCACTATCAACATAGTGAGTTAGGGTATAACTATCGCTTAAGTAATATTTCTGCAGGTATTGGAAGAGGACAAATGGAAGTGTTAGATCAACGTATTCAACGTCGCCGTGAAATATTCGAAAAATATGAAGAAGCTTTTGGTAATATAGACGGTTTTGACTTCCAACCAGAATTACCCGATTCTAAATCCAATCGTTGGCTAACTGCATTAACGATTGATGAGAATAAAACAGGCTTTAGCGCGTTAGAATTGATTGATGCACTTCAAAAAAATAATATTGAAGCACGTCCAGTATGGAAACCAATGCACTTACAACCATACTTTGAATCTTATGATTATATAATGGTTGATGGTATAGATAACAGTGCCCATTTATTTGACCATGGAGTATGTTTACCATCAGGTTCTGATATGACAGATGAGCAGCAAACACGAGTGATTGAAATTATTAAAAGTCTATAA
- a CDS encoding sensor histidine kinase translates to MLKAFIKSILNEIIIVITCILLFLLIFFLFNLPLSAFLLGAGIMLFIMIIYWLVQLSGFKEQVQMADTIHELEHELQQVKSDQTEYQANVENYFLTWVHQMKTPITASKLLLERNEDNVVNRVRQEIIQIDNYTSLALSYLKLMNQETDMSFSKVKINDIVRPLIMKYSIQFIDQKTKIHYERCENEILTDAQWCSIMIEQILNNALKYARGKDIWIAFDQQQQVLTIRDNGVGISQADLPKIFDKGYSGYNGRLNANSSGIGLFIVKHISQHLHHYVDVQSELNKGTAFSIYFPKNN, encoded by the coding sequence ATGCTGAAAGCTTTTATTAAATCGATATTAAATGAAATCATTATAGTTATTACATGTATATTATTATTCTTACTTATCTTCTTTCTATTTAATCTGCCATTGAGTGCGTTTCTATTAGGCGCCGGAATTATGCTATTCATCATGATAATTTATTGGTTAGTTCAATTAAGTGGATTTAAAGAACAAGTACAGATGGCAGATACTATTCATGAACTAGAGCATGAATTGCAACAGGTGAAAAGTGATCAAACGGAATATCAAGCTAATGTGGAGAATTACTTCTTAACGTGGGTTCATCAAATGAAGACACCTATTACAGCATCTAAATTATTACTAGAGCGTAATGAAGATAATGTCGTTAATCGCGTGCGTCAAGAAATTATTCAAATTGATAATTATACAAGTTTAGCGTTAAGTTATTTAAAATTGATGAACCAGGAAACGGATATGTCCTTTTCAAAAGTGAAAATTAACGATATTGTTCGTCCATTAATCATGAAATATTCTATTCAATTTATTGATCAGAAGACGAAAATCCATTATGAACGTTGTGAAAATGAGATTCTGACGGATGCACAATGGTGTTCAATAATGATTGAACAAATTCTTAATAATGCATTGAAGTATGCACGGGGCAAAGATATTTGGATTGCGTTTGACCAACAACAGCAAGTATTGACTATTCGTGATAATGGCGTCGGAATTAGTCAAGCTGACTTACCGAAGATCTTTGATAAAGGCTATTCAGGATATAATGGTCGATTGAATGCTAATTCATCAGGCATTGGATTGTTTATTGTTAAACATATCTCTCAACATTTACATCATTATGTAGATGTACAGTCTGAGTTGAACAAAGGTACGGCATTTAGTATTTATTTTCCGAAAAATAATTAA
- a CDS encoding LCP family protein yields the protein MKKKKSTTFKVIITILIILLVLIVAAAIFVFTKLHSLNNSINESLDRDHSQLRKKAAKEGDPMTVVLYGIDDDAERQQENLGQRSDSIVLMSINPEDKKTVMVSVPRDTRAKIVGHGTTEKINHAYAYGGPKMAVNSLEELMDVPVDHYIAINMDGVKTVVDELNGVDITSNATFTFHGYKFEKGQKYHMDGDKALTYMRSRKEDGAGGDEGRQLRQQQVITAVAREAFSVNSVTKLNGIFKAAQDNLKTDLSFVQLNRFKSDYDKAQDNVERLTINGQNALGDDNLYYFYPDKNSLKEVNEKLKENLNLN from the coding sequence ATGAAAAAAAAGAAATCAACTACTTTTAAAGTAATTATTACAATACTGATTATATTATTAGTACTTATTGTTGCTGCAGCTATTTTTGTCTTTACGAAATTACATTCATTAAATAATTCAATTAATGAATCCTTAGATAGAGATCATTCCCAATTAAGAAAAAAGGCAGCAAAAGAGGGAGACCCTATGACGGTTGTGCTTTACGGTATAGATGACGATGCTGAAAGACAGCAAGAAAATCTCGGGCAACGTAGTGACTCTATCGTCTTGATGTCAATTAACCCAGAGGATAAAAAAACTGTAATGGTAAGTGTGCCTCGTGATACACGTGCTAAAATTGTTGGACATGGAACTACCGAAAAAATTAACCATGCTTATGCATATGGTGGTCCTAAAATGGCTGTAAATTCATTAGAAGAATTAATGGATGTGCCAGTTGATCATTATATAGCTATCAATATGGATGGAGTTAAAACAGTTGTTGATGAATTAAATGGCGTAGATATTACAAGTAATGCTACGTTCACATTCCATGGGTACAAATTTGAAAAAGGGCAAAAATATCATATGGATGGAGATAAAGCACTTACTTACATGCGTAGTCGTAAGGAAGATGGTGCTGGTGGCGATGAAGGTCGTCAATTGCGTCAACAACAAGTGATTACTGCAGTTGCTAGAGAAGCATTCTCTGTTAACTCAGTAACTAAATTAAACGGTATATTCAAAGCTGCTCAAGATAATTTGAAAACAGACCTAAGCTTCGTACAGTTAAATCGCTTCAAATCTGACTATGATAAAGCACAAGACAATGTAGAACGTTTAACAATTAACGGTCAAAACGCACTGGGTGATGACAATCTATACTACTTCTATCCTGATAAAAATAGTCTAAAAGAAGTTAATGAGAAATTAAAAGAAAACTTAAATCTTAACTAA